A stretch of DNA from Anopheles ziemanni chromosome 3, idAnoZiCoDA_A2_x.2, whole genome shotgun sequence:
CACCATCCTTATATCATTCCGTTCCAGTGTAGCACAGAGGATGATGGACAAAGAAAGCCTTGACTATCCTAGACCATCGGGATGGTTTTATTGTGCTCGTGCTTCGTTTAACAATTACACCAGCTATGTTTTATTGTAGTTGGTCTCCGGAGGCCCTGATGCATCCATCAACTGCTGGAGGAACAAAGTTAAAACGCGCAGGTCTCCGGTGGATAATTTCAGCTTTATTAGGTCCGGTGTTGATAGACGGTGAAATgtaataaaactttttcttttcacttggTGAATGGATTGTGGATTAAGTCCTTCGTTGGAAAGTATCACAAAAGATCAACCTAGAAAATTTATTCGTTTCATTGAACATCTTGTTTAACATGGGGCTTAAAAGTGggtttcttttaaattatgcAGCTTACCCTGTTCAGAGTACATTGAGGtcaatattaattttttatgattcggcaataaccaaacaaatgattttatttgtgCAGCAAATTATTAGTGACACAGTAACGTTCTTCTTGAATTCATACAAGTCCATACATTTTACGTGCGTTAATTCACATTTCATGACGCAACTATATACATAGATTTTGTGATGCTAAAATCTTTACAACAATACATGTAGTTTAGACTTCACGAAGCATCATCCTTGAATATGCTAATCCACTACTAAAGGAAGTCCATGTAATTGAAGCAGAATTGCTTACGTTTGCGTATCTACCATTCAAGTTGGAAGATGTGCAACTGTAGTACCACCATGCTCCATGCCTTGCAACACCACAATTTTGACTACTATCGTTATCGTTATCTCGATCGAATGTAGAAAATTTCATATTATAATGACTCCGAAGCGAATCTCCCGCAGTACCATTATATGTCCCGAGAGTCTTTAAAATATACTGCTCAACTTCCCTACCAACTTCGAATTTTTCGTAATGAGCATATCTGTAAGAACCGCTGAAGTCTTTGACTTCTACCATCAATTCATGCGGCCGACTCGATGTAAGCTGGTAAATCTTTTCCAATCCAATCCAGAACTCACGGTCCAAACTTCCAAATCCTTTTTGATACTCCGTCCAGTTTCGATAGAAGTCCAGGGATCCGTCGAATCGATACTGAATGACCAGCCATCCGCCACCGAAGCTGTTCTGCTCACAAAACGCATCAAACGGATTTCCTTCTTCACCCAACTGAATCGAATAAACTCCGGATTTGTTTGCAGGAGCCTCCTTACACGACTTTAATGCACCCTTGATAGAGGTTTGTTTTGTGAACCATTGCATGTAGCTGGTAGCATTTGTCTTCGAAGTTAGTTGTGCGATTTCCATCCGCATCTGTTCATGGTTAGCGCACGCCGTTTGTTGAGCCAGGATCTTCCGAGATTGAGCGTTCAACGATGTCAAGTTATGGCCAGCATCTCGATCGTGTCGATAAATCGCCCACTGGATGCCGTCGATCGATTCCTCGAGTTTGGTCAGCTTTTCCTTCACCTCTTCATCACGCTCTTTCAGTCCGAGCTCGATTTCGGACAGCTTGTATTGAAGGTAGTCAAGTTTCGCCATCATCACTTCGAATCCATAGCCAGCGATCGAGTTGTCCGTCGCGGAATTCACCGAACTATTAGCAGAGCTTGTAGCGGATTGCCAAAGTAAGACCACACCACAAAACAGACTAACAAGACGAATGTTTAGATACATTTCATCCAATAAAACAACAGTCCAGTTATAAGATGTTCAAGACACTACTGAAACATTGGTCCGTCTCAGGAAACGGTGGCGCTTTTATATGGAAGAATGCAGTGGTGGCTAACCCGGAATAAATTTTTAGGTCTAAATAAAATCCTGGCATACACGAAAAATGTGCACATATTTTTTAGCACAATCTTGCACAAATAAAAGGAGATACTTTTGCATTACACTAATTGTTATCACTTTGTTGCCTAAATAATTGGAGTTATCGGTGGCAGAAAGAtagaatattttatgtttcttttatgttGAGTCTGGCTGAATATTCGACACCCctgatttgtgtttgtgttaacATACGAAAATGATACGAAGAAGGAACGATAGTGATAGCAACATCCGCGCAGCTGCGTTAAGTTTGATAACATGAGTGCTGGTCACAGTTAGGCCACTTTAATATGCTTGCATAAAACATTACGGCTGTCCAGAGTTCACTCGATTAACTTTCGATGATCCACGTCACTCCGAAAAATGGCTTAAAATGGATATCAAAGGCTTAAAATAAGATCGAACTTGGTTTAACAAGAAATGTTTTGGTTACACGTGGAATCTATAATCTTTGTGTAAGATTTTATATATTTGTGTAAAGATTTTACTTAGTTGAAATAAATGGAACGTTTGTGTGTTGTTATTGATGGCTAATTTAATTGTTTCAACTTTTCTTAAtccgttaattttttttatacctGTGTTGTTTATCTattgtgatttttgttttttggtctGATTGAATGCGTTGATCATATCAATTATACTTAAAAGAACTGTCATGCTTCATCACTCTAGGTTGTGAGGAAAATAAGCTTTATTTTGCGTTATTTGCTTTCCTGTCGGTCTGGACATTTAATTTACCAATATCTTGTGCTATAGACTCTACCAGTTGTAAACGCTTTTTGTGTTGTATGTGAGTGGTGTGGTTTTGGCTTTACTTTTCGTTCAGTTCACATTCTCAAACGTGCTACGAGCAGTCCTAGGGCAAGATTGGAGCAAACGGTTGGTTCGTTTTCGCTAAAAGCTTTCGGTTATTACTTTGAAGTACCCGACGACCGACGCGTACCGATCGATAGTGGTCGAGGCATACCGCGTCATGTACGTCTGCGTGCCACAGgggttttccaccttccatAAACACTGCACTTAGA
This window harbors:
- the LOC131285667 gene encoding fibrinogen-like protein A gives rise to the protein MAKLDYLQYKLSEIELGLKERDEEVKEKLTKLEESIDGIQWAIYRHDRDAGHNLTSLNAQSRKILAQQTACANHEQMRMEIAQLTSKTNATSYMQWFTKQTSIKGALKSCKEAPANKSGVYSIQLGEEGNPFDAFCEQNSFGGGWLVIQYRFDGSLDFYRNWTEYQKGFGSLDREFWIGLEKIYQLTSSRPHELMVEVKDFSGSYRYAHYEKFEVGREVEQYILKTLGTYNGTAGDSLRSHYNMKFSTFDRDNDNDSSQNCGVARHGAWWYYSCTSSNLNGRYANCHTSYRNFTICPHHHHHHHHHQR